The following proteins are co-located in the Gigantopelta aegis isolate Gae_Host chromosome 5, Gae_host_genome, whole genome shotgun sequence genome:
- the LOC121373697 gene encoding cell death activator CIDE-B-like, with protein MAGGLTEREIIIIGCAAGLVFVLICCLAIIVLTYLWKRRVKRKRREERLAQTMERISLRDPLDELVRRESRRSMMGIHNEAVANGSAGGDTITNKRKMYKIWDRTRGKRTFTFADNLDELKTKARDKLGLTGALRVVLEEDGTEIDSDEILRACAGHVMLMIPGNESWTDPEVLLKVSNLPPDSTRF; from the exons GAGGGCTCACGGAAAGGGAAATAATCATAATAGGATGTGCCGCTGGTTTGGTGTTTGTCCTAATCTGTTGTCTGGCGATCATTGTGCTTACGTATCTCTGGAAAAGAAGAGTTAAGCGTAAAAGGAG AGAAGAACGCCTCGCCCAGACGATGGAGAGAATTTCTCTCAGGGACCCTCTAGACGAGCTCGTGCGACGAGAATCTCGGAGGAGCATGATGGGAATTCACAACGAGGCTGTCGCAAACGGAAGTGCTGGTGGCGATACCATAACAAACAAAAG gaaaATGTACAAAATTTGGGATCGTACGAGAGGAAAACGAACATTCACATTCGCTGACAATCTCGACGAGTTGAAGACGAAAG CACGAGATAAACTTGGGTTAACCGGTGCTCTAAGAGTAGTTCTGGAAGAAGATGGAACGGAAATAGACAGCGATGAAATCCTACGCGCATGTGCGGGACATGTTATGTTAATGATTCCAGGGAACGAATCATGGACTGACCCGGAAGTGTTATTGAAAGTGTCAAACCTTCCACCAGACTCTACGCGTTTCTGA